The proteins below come from a single Zea mays cultivar B73 chromosome 8, Zm-B73-REFERENCE-NAM-5.0, whole genome shotgun sequence genomic window:
- the LOC103636694 gene encoding rab escort protein 1 has translation MAEAGADSSNAAVDGGGGSVQNDYPTIDPTSFDVVLCGTGLPESVLAAACAAAGKTVLHVDPSPFYGSLYSSIQLSSLASFLSREATPPTSTVAAAASDWHTVVDLHRRIVYSEVETSGAAPEPARRFTIDLVGPRVLYCADEAVDLLLRSGGSHHVEFKSVEGGSLLYWEGCLYPVPDSRQAIFKDTTLKLKEKNILFRFFKLVQAHIAAASASADETGQGDAPARILEEDLDLPFVEFLKKQGLPPKMRAVVLYAIAMADYNQDGADPCEKLITTREGIDTIALYSSSIGRFANAEGTFIYPMYGHGELPQAFCRCAAVKGAIYVLRMPVVALLMDEEKKHFVGARLVSGQDILCQQLIIDPSYKTILDVPFDGSDSHFPRKVVRGVCIISKSVKQGSSNVLVIFPPKSLEEQQVTAVRLLQLSSNLAVCPPGMFMSYLSTPCTDVSVGKQCIKKAIDALYSPQASDGSEDHLETASESTEDVKPTLIWSCVYVQEITQGTAGPLLSCPMPDEYLDYRNILGSTKKLFASIYADEEFLPKKSAPVYANDDSDSAE, from the exons ATGGCGGAGGCGGGGGCCGACTCCTCCAACGCGGCCGTCGACGGCGGTGGCGGTAGCGTCCAAAACGACTATCCCACCATTGACCCGACCTCGTTCGACGTGGTGCTCTGCGGCACGGGCCTCCCGGAGTCTGTCCTCGCCGCCGCCTGCGCCGCCGCTGGGAAGACGGTCCTCCACGTCGATCCCAGCCCGTTCTACGGCTCCCTCTACTCTTCCATCCAGCTCTCCTCCCTCGCCTCCTTCTTATCCCGTGAGGCCACCCCGCCCACCTCGACCGTGGCAGCGGCCGCCTCCGATTGGCATACCGTCGTCGATCTCCACCGACGGATCGTGTACTCCGAGGTCGAGACCTCGGGGGCGGCGCCAGAGCCGGCGAGGCGGTTCACCATTGACCTGGTGGGGCCCCGGGTGCTGTACTGCGCCGATGAGGCAGTGGACCTCCTCCTGCGGTCGGGGGGCAGCCACCATGTGGAGTTCAAGAGCGTGGAGGGGGGCAGCCTCCTCTACTGGGAAGGCTGCCTCTACCCGGTGCCAGACTCGAGGCAGGCCATCTTCAAGGACACCACACTGAAGCTCAAGGAGAAGAACATCCTCTTCAGGTTCTTCAAGCTTGTGCAGGCGCACATTGCTGCCGCCTCAGCTTCTGCTGATGAGACGGGACAGGGGGATGCACCTGCCAGGATACTTGAGGAGGACCTGGATCTTCCCTTTGTTGAGTTCCTCAAGAAACAGGGGCTTCCTCCCAAGATGAGAGC GGTTGTGCTGTATGCCATTGCCATGGCGGATTACAATCAAGATGGTGCTGACCCTTGTGAAAAATTGATTACAACGAGGGAGGGAATCGATACCATTGCTTTGTACTCCTCATCCATTGGGAG GTTCGCTAATGCAGAAGGCACTTTCATTTATCCTATGTATGGGCATGGTGAGCTGCCTCAAGCTTTCTGTCGCTGTGCTGCGGTTAAGGGTGCCATATAT GTGTTGCGGATGCCAGTGGTTGCACTTCTTATGGATGAG GAAAAGAAACATTTTGTAGGCGCTAGATTGGTATCTGGTCAGGATATTTTATGCCAACAATTGATAATTGATCCGTCTTATAAGACTATCTTGGATGTCCCATTTGATGGTTCAGATTCTCATTTTCCAAGAAAAGTTGTGAGAGGGGTATGCATAATTAGCAAGTCCGTGAAACAGGGATCATCAAATGTTCTGGTTATTTTCCCTCCAAAAT CACTAGAAGAGCAGCAAGTTACAGCTGTTCGACTTCTTCAGTTGAGCAGCAATCTCGCAGTATGCCCTCCTGGGAT GTTTATGTCATATCTGTCTACTCCCTGTACCGATGTCTCAGTCGGAAAGCAATGCATAAAAAAAGCAATAGATGCTCTTTACAGTCCTCAGGCTTCAGATGGTTCAGAAGACCATCTTGAGACAGCCAGTGAAAGCACCGAGGATGTGAAGCCAACACTAATCTGGAGTTGTGTGTATGTTCAAGAGATCACACAG GGAACAGCTGGTCCTTTATTGTCATGCCCTATGCCCGATGAATACCTGGACTACAGAAACATACTGGGATCAACAAAAAAG TTATTCGCAAGTATCTATGCTGATGAAGAGTTCTTGCCTAAAAAGTCAGCTCCTGTATATGCCAATGATGACTCTGATTCTGCAGAGTAA